A section of the Carya illinoinensis cultivar Pawnee chromosome 12, C.illinoinensisPawnee_v1, whole genome shotgun sequence genome encodes:
- the LOC122289854 gene encoding MOB kinase activator-like 1A isoform X1, which yields MSLFGLGRNQRTFRPKKSAPSGSKGAQLRKHIDATLGSGNLREAVKLPTGEDLNEWLAVNTVDFFNQVNLLFGTLTEFCTDENCPTMTAGPKYEYRWADGEKIKKPIEVSAPKYVELLMDWIEGQLDNESIFPQRLGAPFPPNFKDVVKTIFKRLFRVYAHIYHSHFQKIVSLKEEAHLNTCFKHFILFTCEFGLIDRKELAPLQELIDSIIVPY from the exons ATGAGTCTCTTCGGTCTGGGCAG AAACCAGAGGACATTCCGCCCAAAAAAGAGTGCACCCTCAGGGAGTAAG GGGGCGCAACTCAGAAAGCACATTGATGCCACCCTAGGTAGTGGAAACCTGAGGGAAGCAGTAAAACTTCCTACTGGAGAGGATTTAAATGAGTGGCTTGCTGTCAACA CTGTCGATTTCTTCAACCAAGTGAATTTGCTCTTTGGTACGCTCACAGAGTTCTGTACTGATGAGAATTGTCCAACAATGACTGCAGGCCCCAA ATACGAGTACAGATGGGCAGATggtgaaaaaataaagaaacctaTTGAGGTTTCTGCTCCGAAATATGTTGAACTTTTGATGGACTGGATTGAAGGCCAGCTTGATAATGAATCTATATTTCCTCAAAGGCTTG GGGCACCCTTTCCTCCCAATTTCAAGGATGTTGTGAAGACAATATTCAAAAGATTGTTCCGCGTATATGCCCACATCTATCACTCTCATTTCCAAAAAATTGTAAGCCTCAAGGAGGAGGCCCATCTAAACACGTGCTTTAAGCATTTCATACTATTTACTTGT GAATTTGGGCTAATTGACAGAAAAGAGCTGGCTCCACTTCAAGAGCTCATAGATTCCATAATTGTTCCTTACTAA
- the LOC122289835 gene encoding protein BREVIS RADIX-like isoform X1 — protein sequence MISRKFSKTTFGICRLSKLVMNIETYLQIACSFQGIAPSLLWLSIKDMALKFSGAYRQCKPCTGSSSYKKGGQRPYPDFDTISEGVPYPYLGGASANSTPAWDFTSHHPTTRSDSRFSGVLRGDQTPRGVSVSAQSCDVVFEDEDEPKEWMAQVEPGVHITFVSLPNGGNDLKRIRFSREMFNKWQAQQWWGENYDRIMELYNVQRFNRQALHTPPRSEDEQRDSSYTRLGSARESPMASSLNREWTPRSHYRPSVNTGYYPADPLDHGGGHHYNAGSSMDASRTTTSSRDEASVSISNASDLETEWVEQDDPGVYITIRQLADGTRELRRVRFSREKFGEVNAKQWWEENKERIQAQYL from the exons ATGATCAGTAGAAAGTTTTCCAAGACTACCTTTGGTATTTGTAGATTGAGTAAATTAGTCATGAATATAGAAACATATCTGCAAATTGCTTGTTCATTTCAAGGAATTGCACCATCTCTTTTGTGGCTTTCT ATCAAGGATATGGCATTGAAATTCTCTGGTGCATACCGGCAATGCAAGCCCTGCACGGGCTCCAGCAGCTACAAGAAAGGAGGCCAACGGCCTTACCCGGACTTTGATACGATTTCAGAAGGGGTTCCATACCCCTACCTTGGAGGAGCAAGCGCAAACTCAACACCTGCATGGGACTTCACAAGTCACCACCCCACAACAAGATCTGACTCAAGATTTAGTGGGGTATTGAGAGGTGATCAGACTCCTAGAGGAGTGTCTGTGTCTGCACAGTCTTGTGATGTGGTGTTTGAGGATGAGGATGAGCCTAAGGAGTGGATGGCACAGGTAGAACCAGGTGTTCACATCACTTTCGTGTCCCTTCCTAATGGTGGAAATGATCTTAAACGAATACGCTTCAG ccGAGAGATGTTTAATAAATGGCAAGCTCAGCAATGGTGGGGTGAGAACTATGACCGAATCATGGAGCTCTACAACGTCCAGAGATTTAATAGGCAAGCTCTTCACACTCCCCCAAGGTCTGAGGATGAG CAGAGAGATTCTTCATACACAAGGCTTGGATCAGCAAGGGAAAGTCCCATGGCTTCATCATTGAACAGGGAGTGGACACCAAGGAGCCACTATAGACCCTCTGTAAATACAGGGTATTACCCAGCTGATCCGTTGGATCATGGTGGTGGCCACCATTACAATGCAGGATCATCCATGGATGCGTCGCGGACGACAACCTCTTCTCGGGATGAAGCTTCAGTTTCTATTAGCAATGCCAGTGACCTGGAAACTGAATGGGTAGAGCAAGATGACCCTGGGGTGTACATTACCATCAGACAGTTAGCCGATGGCACTAGGGAGCTTCGGCGTGTCAGGTTCAG CCGAGAAAAGTTTGGAGAGGTGAACGCAAAGCAGTGGTGGGAAGAGAACAAAGAGAGAATACAAGCTCAGTACCTTTAA
- the LOC122289854 gene encoding MOB kinase activator-like 1A isoform X2: MTDRNQRTFRPKKSAPSGSKGAQLRKHIDATLGSGNLREAVKLPTGEDLNEWLAVNTVDFFNQVNLLFGTLTEFCTDENCPTMTAGPKYEYRWADGEKIKKPIEVSAPKYVELLMDWIEGQLDNESIFPQRLGAPFPPNFKDVVKTIFKRLFRVYAHIYHSHFQKIVSLKEEAHLNTCFKHFILFTCEFGLIDRKELAPLQELIDSIIVPY; this comes from the exons ATGACCGACAG AAACCAGAGGACATTCCGCCCAAAAAAGAGTGCACCCTCAGGGAGTAAG GGGGCGCAACTCAGAAAGCACATTGATGCCACCCTAGGTAGTGGAAACCTGAGGGAAGCAGTAAAACTTCCTACTGGAGAGGATTTAAATGAGTGGCTTGCTGTCAACA CTGTCGATTTCTTCAACCAAGTGAATTTGCTCTTTGGTACGCTCACAGAGTTCTGTACTGATGAGAATTGTCCAACAATGACTGCAGGCCCCAA ATACGAGTACAGATGGGCAGATggtgaaaaaataaagaaacctaTTGAGGTTTCTGCTCCGAAATATGTTGAACTTTTGATGGACTGGATTGAAGGCCAGCTTGATAATGAATCTATATTTCCTCAAAGGCTTG GGGCACCCTTTCCTCCCAATTTCAAGGATGTTGTGAAGACAATATTCAAAAGATTGTTCCGCGTATATGCCCACATCTATCACTCTCATTTCCAAAAAATTGTAAGCCTCAAGGAGGAGGCCCATCTAAACACGTGCTTTAAGCATTTCATACTATTTACTTGT GAATTTGGGCTAATTGACAGAAAAGAGCTGGCTCCACTTCAAGAGCTCATAGATTCCATAATTGTTCCTTACTAA
- the LOC122289836 gene encoding protein PAM68, chloroplastic-like, whose protein sequence is MAVVPEATSSTFKLSLTPKFNPKSYHKIERKICILPIPNFLPKLNQNRAQLSRPTVSLFATLRGPRGFGPSSRKTKKTKKPKRDNDSDEEEEEEEEDEGPDQGVIPEVVTNRMMSRMGFSVGIPLFMGILFFPFFYYLKVGLKIDVPTWVPFIVSFFFFGSALLGVSYGIVSSSWDPMREGSLLGWNEAQKNWPVFWQSIWGRSRRE, encoded by the exons ATGGCTGTAGTTCCGGAGGCAACTTCATCGACATTCAAGCTTTCTTTAACTCCCAAGTTCAATCCAAAATCTTACCACAAG ATTGAACGAAAGATTTGCATCCTCCCAATTCCCAATTTCCTCCCAAAACTAAACCAAAACCGAGCTCAATTGTCCCGCCCAACTGTATCACTCTTTGCAACCTTGAGAGGTCCTCGAGGCTTTGGACCGTCTTCAAGGAAAACCAAGAAGACCAAGAAGCCAAAGAGAGATAATGAcagtgatgaagaagaggaagaggaagaagaagatgaagggccAGATCAAGGAGTAATACCAGAGGTAGTGACCAACAGGATGATGAGCAGGATGGGTTTCTCAGTAGGGATACCACTGTTCATGGGGATTTTATTCTTCCCATTCTTTTACTATCTGAAAGTTGGACTGAAGATTGATGTGCCCACATGGGTGCCTTTCATTgtgtcattcttcttctttgggtCTGCTCTCTTAGGGGTGAGTTATGGGATTGTATCCTCTAGCTGGGATCCAATGAGGGAGGGTTCTCTCTTAGGTTGGAATGAAGCTCAGAAAAACTGGCCTGTTTTTTGGCAGTCAATCTGGGGTAGATCTAGAAGAGAGTAA
- the LOC122289835 gene encoding protein BREVIS RADIX-like isoform X4, whose product MFTCIACTKQTGENDGEEGARGSGTPSSVKSLTAQIKDMALKFSGAYRQCKPCTGSSSYKKGGQRPYPDFDTISEGVPYPYLGGASANSTPAWDFTSHHPTTRSDSRFSGVLRGDQTPRGVSVSAQSCDVVFEDEDEPKEWMAQVEPGVHITFVSLPNGGNDLKRIRFSREMFNKWQAQQWWGENYDRIMELYNVQRFNRQALHTPPRSEDERDSSYTRLGSARESPMASSLNREWTPRSHYRPSVNTGYYPADPLDHGGGHHYNAGSSMDASRTTTSSRDEASVSISNASDLETEWVEQDDPGVYITIRQLADGTRELRRVRFSREKFGEVNAKQWWEENKERIQAQYL is encoded by the exons ATGTTTACGTGCATAGCGTGCACGAAGCAAACGGGGGAAAATGATGGAGAGGAAGGAGCGCGTGGTAGTGGCACCCCAAGCTCCGTCAAAAGCCTGACGGCGCAG ATCAAGGATATGGCATTGAAATTCTCTGGTGCATACCGGCAATGCAAGCCCTGCACGGGCTCCAGCAGCTACAAGAAAGGAGGCCAACGGCCTTACCCGGACTTTGATACGATTTCAGAAGGGGTTCCATACCCCTACCTTGGAGGAGCAAGCGCAAACTCAACACCTGCATGGGACTTCACAAGTCACCACCCCACAACAAGATCTGACTCAAGATTTAGTGGGGTATTGAGAGGTGATCAGACTCCTAGAGGAGTGTCTGTGTCTGCACAGTCTTGTGATGTGGTGTTTGAGGATGAGGATGAGCCTAAGGAGTGGATGGCACAGGTAGAACCAGGTGTTCACATCACTTTCGTGTCCCTTCCTAATGGTGGAAATGATCTTAAACGAATACGCTTCAG ccGAGAGATGTTTAATAAATGGCAAGCTCAGCAATGGTGGGGTGAGAACTATGACCGAATCATGGAGCTCTACAACGTCCAGAGATTTAATAGGCAAGCTCTTCACACTCCCCCAAGGTCTGAGGATGAG AGAGATTCTTCATACACAAGGCTTGGATCAGCAAGGGAAAGTCCCATGGCTTCATCATTGAACAGGGAGTGGACACCAAGGAGCCACTATAGACCCTCTGTAAATACAGGGTATTACCCAGCTGATCCGTTGGATCATGGTGGTGGCCACCATTACAATGCAGGATCATCCATGGATGCGTCGCGGACGACAACCTCTTCTCGGGATGAAGCTTCAGTTTCTATTAGCAATGCCAGTGACCTGGAAACTGAATGGGTAGAGCAAGATGACCCTGGGGTGTACATTACCATCAGACAGTTAGCCGATGGCACTAGGGAGCTTCGGCGTGTCAGGTTCAG CCGAGAAAAGTTTGGAGAGGTGAACGCAAAGCAGTGGTGGGAAGAGAACAAAGAGAGAATACAAGCTCAGTACCTTTAA
- the LOC122289835 gene encoding protein BREVIS RADIX-like isoform X2 has product MISRKFSKTTFGICRLSKLVMNIETYLQIACSFQGIAPSLLWLSIKDMALKFSGAYRQCKPCTGSSSYKKGGQRPYPDFDTISEGVPYPYLGGASANSTPAWDFTSHHPTTRSDSRFSGVLRGDQTPRGVSVSAQSCDVVFEDEDEPKEWMAQVEPGVHITFVSLPNGGNDLKRIRFSREMFNKWQAQQWWGENYDRIMELYNVQRFNRQALHTPPRSEDERDSSYTRLGSARESPMASSLNREWTPRSHYRPSVNTGYYPADPLDHGGGHHYNAGSSMDASRTTTSSRDEASVSISNASDLETEWVEQDDPGVYITIRQLADGTRELRRVRFSREKFGEVNAKQWWEENKERIQAQYL; this is encoded by the exons ATGATCAGTAGAAAGTTTTCCAAGACTACCTTTGGTATTTGTAGATTGAGTAAATTAGTCATGAATATAGAAACATATCTGCAAATTGCTTGTTCATTTCAAGGAATTGCACCATCTCTTTTGTGGCTTTCT ATCAAGGATATGGCATTGAAATTCTCTGGTGCATACCGGCAATGCAAGCCCTGCACGGGCTCCAGCAGCTACAAGAAAGGAGGCCAACGGCCTTACCCGGACTTTGATACGATTTCAGAAGGGGTTCCATACCCCTACCTTGGAGGAGCAAGCGCAAACTCAACACCTGCATGGGACTTCACAAGTCACCACCCCACAACAAGATCTGACTCAAGATTTAGTGGGGTATTGAGAGGTGATCAGACTCCTAGAGGAGTGTCTGTGTCTGCACAGTCTTGTGATGTGGTGTTTGAGGATGAGGATGAGCCTAAGGAGTGGATGGCACAGGTAGAACCAGGTGTTCACATCACTTTCGTGTCCCTTCCTAATGGTGGAAATGATCTTAAACGAATACGCTTCAG ccGAGAGATGTTTAATAAATGGCAAGCTCAGCAATGGTGGGGTGAGAACTATGACCGAATCATGGAGCTCTACAACGTCCAGAGATTTAATAGGCAAGCTCTTCACACTCCCCCAAGGTCTGAGGATGAG AGAGATTCTTCATACACAAGGCTTGGATCAGCAAGGGAAAGTCCCATGGCTTCATCATTGAACAGGGAGTGGACACCAAGGAGCCACTATAGACCCTCTGTAAATACAGGGTATTACCCAGCTGATCCGTTGGATCATGGTGGTGGCCACCATTACAATGCAGGATCATCCATGGATGCGTCGCGGACGACAACCTCTTCTCGGGATGAAGCTTCAGTTTCTATTAGCAATGCCAGTGACCTGGAAACTGAATGGGTAGAGCAAGATGACCCTGGGGTGTACATTACCATCAGACAGTTAGCCGATGGCACTAGGGAGCTTCGGCGTGTCAGGTTCAG CCGAGAAAAGTTTGGAGAGGTGAACGCAAAGCAGTGGTGGGAAGAGAACAAAGAGAGAATACAAGCTCAGTACCTTTAA
- the LOC122289835 gene encoding protein BREVIS RADIX-like isoform X3 yields MFTCIACTKQTGENDGEEGARGSGTPSSVKSLTAQIKDMALKFSGAYRQCKPCTGSSSYKKGGQRPYPDFDTISEGVPYPYLGGASANSTPAWDFTSHHPTTRSDSRFSGVLRGDQTPRGVSVSAQSCDVVFEDEDEPKEWMAQVEPGVHITFVSLPNGGNDLKRIRFSREMFNKWQAQQWWGENYDRIMELYNVQRFNRQALHTPPRSEDEQRDSSYTRLGSARESPMASSLNREWTPRSHYRPSVNTGYYPADPLDHGGGHHYNAGSSMDASRTTTSSRDEASVSISNASDLETEWVEQDDPGVYITIRQLADGTRELRRVRFSREKFGEVNAKQWWEENKERIQAQYL; encoded by the exons ATGTTTACGTGCATAGCGTGCACGAAGCAAACGGGGGAAAATGATGGAGAGGAAGGAGCGCGTGGTAGTGGCACCCCAAGCTCCGTCAAAAGCCTGACGGCGCAG ATCAAGGATATGGCATTGAAATTCTCTGGTGCATACCGGCAATGCAAGCCCTGCACGGGCTCCAGCAGCTACAAGAAAGGAGGCCAACGGCCTTACCCGGACTTTGATACGATTTCAGAAGGGGTTCCATACCCCTACCTTGGAGGAGCAAGCGCAAACTCAACACCTGCATGGGACTTCACAAGTCACCACCCCACAACAAGATCTGACTCAAGATTTAGTGGGGTATTGAGAGGTGATCAGACTCCTAGAGGAGTGTCTGTGTCTGCACAGTCTTGTGATGTGGTGTTTGAGGATGAGGATGAGCCTAAGGAGTGGATGGCACAGGTAGAACCAGGTGTTCACATCACTTTCGTGTCCCTTCCTAATGGTGGAAATGATCTTAAACGAATACGCTTCAG ccGAGAGATGTTTAATAAATGGCAAGCTCAGCAATGGTGGGGTGAGAACTATGACCGAATCATGGAGCTCTACAACGTCCAGAGATTTAATAGGCAAGCTCTTCACACTCCCCCAAGGTCTGAGGATGAG CAGAGAGATTCTTCATACACAAGGCTTGGATCAGCAAGGGAAAGTCCCATGGCTTCATCATTGAACAGGGAGTGGACACCAAGGAGCCACTATAGACCCTCTGTAAATACAGGGTATTACCCAGCTGATCCGTTGGATCATGGTGGTGGCCACCATTACAATGCAGGATCATCCATGGATGCGTCGCGGACGACAACCTCTTCTCGGGATGAAGCTTCAGTTTCTATTAGCAATGCCAGTGACCTGGAAACTGAATGGGTAGAGCAAGATGACCCTGGGGTGTACATTACCATCAGACAGTTAGCCGATGGCACTAGGGAGCTTCGGCGTGTCAGGTTCAG CCGAGAAAAGTTTGGAGAGGTGAACGCAAAGCAGTGGTGGGAAGAGAACAAAGAGAGAATACAAGCTCAGTACCTTTAA